The DNA region TTGCTAGACAGGGAGCAAATGTTGCTGTTAATTATGCTGGAAGTGAAGCAAAAGCCAATGAAGTGGTGGATGAAATAAAAGCCCTCGGAAGGGAAGCATTTGCGATTAAATGTGATGTTTCCAAAGCTGAGGAAGTAACTACAATGGTTAAGGAAACAGTTGAACGTTTCGGGAAATTAGATATACTTGTGAATAATGCAGGCGTAACCAAGGATAATTTATTAATGAGAATGAAAGAAGAAGAATGGGACGATGTTATTAATATTAATCTTAAAGGTGTATTCCTTTGTACAAAAGCTGTTACTAGGCAAATGATGAAACAGCGTGTTGGTCGTATTATTAACATCACCTCAGTTGTTGGAGTAAGTGGAAATCCTGGTCAAGCAAACTATGTGTCAGCCAAAGCAGGTGTCATTGGTTTAACCAAAACAACAGCCAAAGAGCTTGCTACTCGTAATATTACCGTTAATGCCATTGCTCCAGGTTTTATTTCGACAGATATGACGGATAAATTA from Neobacillus sp. FSL H8-0543 includes:
- the fabG gene encoding 3-oxoacyl-[acyl-carrier-protein] reductase; amino-acid sequence: MTLEGKMALVTGASRGIGREIALELARQGANVAVNYAGSEAKANEVVDEIKALGREAFAIKCDVSKAEEVTTMVKETVERFGKLDILVNNAGVTKDNLLMRMKEEEWDDVININLKGVFLCTKAVTRQMMKQRVGRIINITSVVGVSGNPGQANYVSAKAGVIGLTKTTAKELATRNITVNAIAPGFISTDMTDKLSDDVKTEMLKQIPLARLGEPKDIAKMTAFLVSDDASYITGQTLHVNGGMVM